A window of Cryptomeria japonica chromosome 3, Sugi_1.0, whole genome shotgun sequence contains these coding sequences:
- the LOC131041382 gene encoding uncharacterized protein LOC131041382 — MGKNPPWDVYEAMDRGKEVIRSKMENNRDRYMPLWDITDRRWDGQMHTPLHATGYLLNPLLFYKTDFMEIDAEIKQGFFKCMEKMFPDLEKIDATTIELEVYKNSKGFLSSRAAIQSRKTIQPAAWWASFGDEISNLRWMTVRILSQPCSSSTCERKWSVFEHIHSKKRNCLSQQWMNDLVSVHHNLRLKIRKAQGTIEDGLPIDLDEIYPECELIAANVGVDDDDDDDVVADRPFEIEDFDIMRQANFGPQWVERIRRDFHPRASSSGPPAL, encoded by the exons ATGGGGAAAAACCCCCCATGGGAtgtgtatgaggccatggataggggcAAGGAGGTGATAAGGAGTAAGATGGAAAATAACAGGGACAGGTATATGCCATTGTGGGACATAACTGATAGGAGATGGGATGGGCAAATGCACACTCCTCTCCATGCTACGGGATACTTGCTCAATCCCTTGTTATTCTATAAGACCGACTTCATGGAAATTGATGCTGAGATCAAACAAGGCTTCTTCAAGTGCATGGAAAAAATGTTTCCTGACTTGGAAAAAATTGATGCAACTACGATAGAGTTGGAAGTGTACAAGAATTCTAAGGGTTTTCTCTCTTCTAGGGCTGCTATACAAAGCAGAAAGACCATTCAACCAG CTGCATGGTGGGCCTCTTTTGGAGACGAAATATCAAATTTAAGGTGGATGACAGTgcgcattttgagccaaccatgcagctcaTCAACTTGTGAGCGTAAGTGGAGTGTTTTTGAACACATACATTCCAAGAAACGCAACTGCCTATCACAACAATGGATGAATGACTTGGTATCTGTTCATCACAACCTCCGCTTGAAGATAAggaaagctcaag GAACTATTGAGGATGGCTTGCCAATTGACCTCGATGAGATATATCCAGAGTGTGAGTTGATTGCTGCTAATGTtggtgttgatgatgatgatgatgatgatgttgttgctgATCGTCCATTTGAgattgaagattttgatatcatgaGGCAAGCCAACTTTGGTCCTCAATGGGTTGAACGAATTAGGAGAGACTTTCACCCGAGAGCTTCATCATCAGGGCCTCCTGCCCTCTAG